The following coding sequences are from one Arthrobacter crystallopoietes window:
- a CDS encoding phosphonatase-like hydrolase codes for MIELAVFDMAGTTVDEHGDVYTALESSVRETGVEVSPAHLQEWMGVDKTEAIAALIELGGGVATPELVAHTFDRFREILAAAYDANPPVALPGVEDALRELKSRGIKVALTTGFSADVAGPLLQGLGWGIGDDELLDAVVTSDQVAAGRPAPYLIHRAMERTGVHDVRRVLCAGDTAVDLLAGVNAGVVAVGVLTGKLGRDEMARNPHSYILDGVKDVPALAEMQSA; via the coding sequence ATGATTGAACTCGCAGTATTCGACATGGCCGGAACAACCGTCGACGAACACGGAGACGTCTACACCGCACTGGAGAGCAGCGTCCGCGAAACGGGTGTCGAGGTGTCGCCGGCGCACCTGCAGGAGTGGATGGGGGTGGATAAGACCGAAGCCATCGCGGCGCTCATCGAGCTCGGCGGCGGCGTCGCCACCCCGGAACTCGTTGCCCATACTTTCGACCGCTTCCGCGAAATCCTTGCCGCAGCCTACGATGCCAACCCGCCGGTAGCACTTCCCGGCGTGGAAGATGCCCTTCGCGAGCTCAAATCCCGCGGCATCAAGGTGGCCCTGACAACCGGCTTTTCCGCCGATGTCGCCGGCCCGCTGCTGCAGGGACTCGGCTGGGGCATCGGCGATGACGAGCTGCTGGACGCCGTCGTTACGTCGGATCAGGTAGCCGCCGGCCGTCCCGCGCCCTACCTGATCCACCGGGCCATGGAGCGTACCGGCGTCCATGATGTGCGCAGGGTCCTCTGCGCCGGCGACACCGCGGTGGATCTGCTCGCCGGAGTCAACGCCGGCGTGGTCGCCGTCGGTGTGCTCACCGGCAAGCTCGGGCGCGACGAGATGGCGCGGAACCCGCACAGCTACATCCTTGACGGCGTGAAAGATGTCCCGGCGCTCGCCGAAATGCAGTCCGCCTAG
- a CDS encoding TIGR03364 family FAD-dependent oxidoreductase, which yields MNTGTPLPPASTDVLIVGAGIIGLAHAALAADRGLTVTVIDRDDRAVGASIRNFGHCCITAQSGELYELAQTGRKHWLDFAARAGFWAAESGAVVVARAATELAVLQELSDLREPGQILMLDADDVRGRLRTDGAASESILGGAWLRDDLRVDPRTTVAELAGWLSQQPNVTVLWNTSAAGFEAGATRTAAVRTNRGVLEADRVFVCVGHDVDYLFPEAAAEHGIRRCALQMALAEPPAGVDLEPAVLTATSMLRYDAFTEVPSAQALREEVAATAPELLEVGANVMFTQRPDGRLLLGDSHSYHLTQDPFLAEATSSRLLAEIQSVLGLDELTVKERWLGIYASSDTAPLFVRTMAPGVTAVSVTSGIGMTVSFGLAERNLVTLS from the coding sequence GTGAACACCGGAACCCCTCTCCCACCAGCATCCACCGACGTCCTGATCGTTGGTGCCGGCATCATAGGCCTGGCCCACGCAGCGCTGGCCGCCGACCGCGGACTCACGGTCACCGTCATTGACCGGGACGACCGTGCAGTCGGTGCGTCCATCCGCAATTTCGGCCACTGCTGCATTACGGCGCAGTCCGGCGAACTGTACGAACTGGCCCAAACCGGGCGAAAGCACTGGCTCGATTTTGCCGCTCGGGCCGGTTTCTGGGCAGCGGAATCCGGCGCCGTCGTCGTTGCTCGTGCGGCGACCGAACTGGCAGTCCTGCAGGAACTGTCCGACCTGCGCGAGCCTGGCCAAATCCTCATGCTGGACGCCGACGACGTCCGGGGCAGGCTCCGCACCGATGGCGCTGCCAGCGAATCGATCCTTGGCGGCGCCTGGCTCCGGGACGATCTGCGGGTGGACCCGCGGACCACTGTCGCGGAACTGGCCGGCTGGCTGTCGCAGCAGCCAAACGTCACGGTCCTGTGGAACACCTCCGCCGCCGGCTTCGAGGCCGGGGCAACAAGGACAGCGGCGGTCCGGACCAACCGCGGCGTCCTTGAGGCGGACCGGGTATTCGTCTGTGTGGGACACGATGTGGACTATCTGTTCCCGGAGGCCGCCGCCGAACACGGCATCCGCCGCTGCGCCCTGCAGATGGCCCTGGCCGAACCTCCCGCCGGGGTCGACTTGGAACCGGCCGTCCTCACCGCAACCTCCATGCTGCGCTACGACGCCTTCACGGAAGTCCCCTCGGCCCAGGCGCTGCGCGAGGAGGTTGCCGCCACGGCACCCGAACTGCTGGAGGTCGGCGCGAATGTCATGTTTACCCAGCGGCCGGACGGCAGGCTGCTGCTCGGCGATTCACACAGCTACCACCTCACGCAGGATCCTTTCCTGGCCGAGGCAACCAGCTCGCGGCTGCTTGCGGAAATCCAATCCGTCCTGGGCCTCGACGAGCTGACCGTCAAAGAGCGCTGGCTGGGAATCTATGCCTCCAGCGATACCGCCCCGCTGTTCGTCCGCACCATGGCGCCCGGCGTCACGGCAGTGTCCGTCACCTCCGGCATCGGCATGACCGTGTCCTTCGGCCTGGCCGAACGCAACCTCGTCACGCTGTCCTAA
- a CDS encoding enoyl-CoA hydratase/isomerase family protein, whose protein sequence is MDTNEILLQRAGRLGHIILNRPKAINALNDSMIAAITAALQEWATDDGVETVLLSGAGERGLCAGGDIVAIYRHIQAGADKEVFWEDEYRMNSLISRYPKPIVALMDGVVLGGGIGLSAHASHRVVTERTTVGMPETRIGFIPDVGGCFLYSRAPGELGTHLGLTAGTGTGADAILLGLADYFVDSADLPELAAALADAPADEAIARFARKEVPASGLEKERLWIDACYAYDDAEEILAALQESGEPNAREAAAELAAKSPTSVKLTLEALRRARRMDTLEEVLDQDYRLGIRLLAAPDFAEGVRAQVIDKDRNPKWKPATLAEVDRGTVESYFAGLGEDELGLSSAQMPAGRTKA, encoded by the coding sequence ATGGACACCAATGAGATTCTGCTGCAGCGTGCCGGCCGCCTCGGGCACATCATCCTGAACCGGCCCAAGGCCATCAACGCGCTCAATGACTCGATGATCGCCGCGATCACGGCCGCGCTCCAGGAGTGGGCAACGGACGACGGCGTCGAAACCGTCCTGCTCTCGGGTGCGGGTGAGCGCGGGCTGTGCGCCGGCGGGGACATCGTCGCGATCTACCGCCACATCCAGGCCGGCGCGGACAAGGAGGTGTTCTGGGAGGACGAGTACCGGATGAACTCGCTCATCTCGCGCTACCCCAAGCCGATCGTCGCGCTGATGGACGGCGTGGTGCTCGGCGGCGGCATTGGCCTCTCCGCCCACGCCTCGCACCGCGTGGTGACCGAACGGACCACGGTGGGCATGCCGGAAACGCGCATCGGATTCATTCCCGACGTCGGGGGCTGCTTCCTGTACTCGAGGGCACCGGGGGAGCTGGGCACCCACTTGGGCCTGACCGCCGGAACCGGTACCGGAGCGGACGCGATCCTGCTGGGCCTGGCCGACTACTTCGTTGACAGCGCGGACCTGCCGGAGCTGGCTGCGGCGCTCGCCGACGCCCCGGCGGACGAAGCCATCGCGAGGTTCGCGCGCAAGGAGGTGCCGGCGTCGGGCCTTGAAAAGGAACGGCTCTGGATCGACGCCTGCTATGCGTACGACGACGCCGAAGAGATCCTCGCCGCGCTGCAGGAATCCGGCGAACCCAACGCCCGGGAGGCAGCCGCGGAGCTCGCCGCCAAATCGCCGACCTCCGTGAAGCTCACGCTCGAGGCCCTGCGCCGGGCACGCAGGATGGACACGCTCGAAGAAGTGCTGGACCAGGACTACCGCCTCGGCATCCGCCTGCTCGCAGCGCCGGACTTTGCCGAGGGGGTCCGTGCACAGGTCATCGACAAGGACCGCAACCCCAAGTGGAAGCCCGCCACCCTGGCCGAGGTGGACCGCGGGACGGTGGAGTCCTACTTTGCTGGCCTGGGCGAGGACGAACTCGGACTCAGTTCCGCGCAGATGCCGGCCGGCCGAACCAAGGCGTGA
- a CDS encoding GntR family transcriptional regulator produces MNNLPGQPKHQQLSAEFRHRITTGVWPEGFQLPSEAELCREFGTSRGPVRQALSTLRSEGVVTGGRGRPPMVRGAVQSQSFSTFMSFTEWAYSIGMTPGQRTYEIARRPAGPQAAEQLDLEAGTSVVEVLRLRLLDNAPAMIERTSFVLDVGRLLFDFDADSGSIFNYLRSQGVDLSRARRTIDAVAAGPEDAGTLQVAEGTPLLRERRLTSSADGRRVEYSEDRYLPALTNFTIENTSEHRATLVRIATSA; encoded by the coding sequence GTGAACAACCTCCCCGGCCAGCCCAAACACCAGCAGTTGAGCGCAGAGTTCCGGCACCGCATCACCACCGGTGTGTGGCCGGAAGGGTTCCAGCTTCCCAGCGAGGCGGAGCTCTGCCGCGAATTCGGGACATCCCGCGGGCCGGTCCGCCAGGCCCTGTCCACGCTCCGCAGCGAGGGCGTGGTGACGGGCGGACGCGGCCGGCCGCCCATGGTGCGCGGCGCCGTGCAGTCACAGTCGTTTTCAACCTTCATGTCCTTTACCGAGTGGGCGTATTCCATCGGTATGACTCCGGGGCAGCGGACGTATGAGATTGCCCGCCGGCCAGCCGGCCCCCAGGCGGCCGAACAGCTGGACCTGGAGGCCGGGACATCAGTGGTCGAAGTGCTCCGGCTGCGCCTGCTGGACAACGCACCCGCGATGATCGAACGCACCAGTTTCGTGCTCGACGTCGGCCGGCTGCTCTTTGACTTCGACGCCGACAGCGGCTCCATCTTCAACTACCTGCGAAGCCAAGGAGTAGACCTCAGCCGCGCCCGCCGCACCATCGACGCGGTCGCCGCCGGCCCCGAGGATGCCGGCACGCTTCAGGTCGCTGAGGGCACGCCCCTGCTGCGCGAACGCCGGCTGACCTCGTCGGCGGACGGCCGCCGGGTTGAGTATTCGGAGGACCGCTACCTGCCCGCCCTGACCAACTTCACCATCGAAAACACCAGTGAACACCGCGCCACCCTGGTGCGGATCGCCACCTCTGCTTAA